The following are encoded in a window of Pseudalgibacter alginicilyticus genomic DNA:
- the gdhA gene encoding NADP-specific glutamate dehydrogenase has protein sequence MKNIIDGFLALVKQRNDHEPEFMQAVEELAENVIPFIVENERYYGKNLLLRMVEPERVLIFRITWVDDNGEIQVNRGYRIQMNSAIGPYKGGLRFHPSVNLSILKFLAFEQVFKNSLTSLPMGGGKGGSDFNPKGKSEGEIMRFCQAFMSEMYRHIGPSTDVPAGDIGVGAREIGYMLGMYKKLKNEFTGVLTGKGLSYGGSLIRPEATGYGAVYFAQKMLETKKDTIFGKNVVISGSGNVAQFAVEKALHLGAKVLTLSDSSGYVYDADGIDEEKLAFVMKLKNEKRGRISEYIETYPKATFVKGKTPWGIKCDIALPCATQNELNGDDANILLGNGCICVAEGANMPSTLKAVEAFQKAKILYAPGKASNAGGVAVSGLEMTQNSLRYQWTREEVDNKLKNIMSDIHKSCLKYGTCDDGYVDYVKGANIAGFVKVADAMLAQGVV, from the coding sequence ATGAAAAATATCATTGATGGCTTTTTAGCCCTTGTTAAGCAAAGAAATGATCATGAACCAGAATTTATGCAAGCTGTGGAGGAACTGGCTGAAAATGTCATCCCCTTTATTGTTGAAAATGAAAGATATTATGGTAAAAACCTTTTGTTAAGAATGGTGGAACCAGAGCGGGTTTTAATTTTTAGAATAACCTGGGTAGATGATAACGGAGAAATACAAGTAAATAGAGGTTATAGAATCCAAATGAATTCTGCTATAGGACCTTATAAAGGTGGTTTACGCTTTCATCCATCAGTTAATTTAAGTATTTTAAAGTTTTTAGCTTTTGAGCAGGTGTTTAAAAACAGCCTTACTTCATTACCCATGGGAGGAGGTAAAGGCGGTAGTGATTTTAACCCTAAGGGGAAAAGTGAAGGTGAAATTATGCGTTTTTGTCAAGCATTTATGAGTGAAATGTATAGACATATTGGTCCAAGTACTGATGTTCCTGCTGGCGATATTGGAGTTGGAGCTAGAGAAATTGGGTATATGTTAGGAATGTATAAAAAGCTTAAAAATGAGTTTACAGGAGTTTTAACAGGAAAAGGCTTGTCATACGGAGGCTCTTTAATAAGACCTGAGGCTACCGGATATGGGGCAGTATATTTTGCCCAAAAGATGCTTGAGACTAAAAAAGATACCATATTCGGAAAAAATGTAGTTATTTCAGGATCTGGTAATGTAGCGCAATTTGCCGTTGAAAAAGCATTGCATTTAGGAGCTAAAGTGTTAACACTTTCTGATTCTTCAGGCTATGTATATGATGCTGACGGAATAGACGAAGAAAAGTTGGCGTTTGTTATGAAATTGAAAAATGAAAAGCGTGGTAGGATTAGTGAATATATTGAAACGTATCCAAAAGCGACGTTTGTTAAGGGTAAAACACCTTGGGGAATTAAGTGTGATATAGCACTACCATGTGCTACTCAAAATGAACTTAATGGAGATGATGCTAATATCCTTTTAGGTAATGGTTGTATTTGTGTTGCTGAAGGTGCTAATATGCCTTCAACTTTAAAAGCTGTTGAAGCTTTTCAAAAAGCTAAAATATTATATGCTCCAGGGAAAGCTTCAAATGCTGGCGGTGTAGCAGTTTCAGGATTAGAAATGACTCAAAATTCGTTAAGATATCAGTGGACTAGAGAAGAGGTAGATAATAAGCTTAAGAATATTATGTCAGACATACACAAGTCATGCTTAAAATATGGAACTTGTGATGACGGTTATGTAGACTATGTAAAGGGTGCCAATATTGCAGGATTTGTAAAAGTAGCAGATGCCATGCTTGCGCAGGGTGTTGTTTAA
- a CDS encoding THC0290_0291 family protein, which produces MLNWKHLALVFCSLIVNQTAFSQLGFSHEIGAIAGPVQFKSDFGLRSDGETNFGNSGFGIGIVHYINFSYRSDCNCYTTDTYFNDHFKIRNEISWNKTNLEHLGKWVDASRTTPEAAQLRGHKGVANNLDIGTQLEFYPLSIRSFQSFGYRLAPFVSLGIHYTAFTPKVSTDYQNPNPLLIGDVTEPSNFYSGWAGGSVDASPGSTLSVVSSIGVRYKLNKLSDLMLDLRGQYYFSDWVDGLNHNLDYNKHDDWLVWLNIGYIFYLD; this is translated from the coding sequence ATGCTTAACTGGAAACATTTAGCGCTTGTTTTTTGCTCACTTATAGTAAATCAAACAGCTTTTTCTCAATTAGGCTTCTCTCATGAAATTGGGGCTATTGCTGGACCAGTTCAATTTAAATCTGATTTTGGACTTCGAAGTGATGGAGAAACTAATTTTGGTAATTCCGGATTTGGTATTGGAATTGTTCATTATATTAATTTCTCATACAGATCAGACTGTAACTGTTATACTACTGACACTTATTTTAATGACCACTTTAAAATAAGAAATGAAATTTCTTGGAATAAAACCAATCTTGAACATTTAGGTAAATGGGTAGACGCAAGCCGAACAACACCAGAAGCCGCTCAACTAAGAGGTCATAAAGGCGTAGCAAATAATTTAGATATTGGTACACAATTAGAATTCTATCCATTAAGCATTCGCTCATTTCAATCGTTTGGTTACAGATTAGCCCCTTTTGTAAGCTTAGGTATTCATTACACAGCTTTTACTCCTAAAGTAAGTACAGATTACCAAAACCCAAATCCACTTTTAATTGGAGATGTTACAGAACCTAGTAATTTTTATTCTGGTTGGGCTGGAGGATCTGTTGATGCATCACCTGGAAGCACTTTATCTGTAGTTTCTAGTATAGGTGTAAGATATAAACTCAATAAACTTTCAGATCTAATGTTGGATTTAAGAGGTCAATATTACTTTAGTGATTGGGTTGACGGGTTAAATCATAACCTTGATTATAATAAACATGATGACTGGTTGGTTTGGCTTAATATTGGTTACATATTTTATTTAGATTAA
- a CDS encoding DUF3298 and DUF4163 domain-containing protein produces the protein MISFSEINITTSNNSIVEINIPKADGNTTIANQINFEIRKTITAALHFDNPDTITSESIEESITAFNEEYNTFKANFPQNETGWEVQIDGDLMYQSPEVISIAISSYINTGGAHGALNIRILNFDPKTGETIENTALFNNIETFNTLAQKYFKDATKDKDIFLDENSFEFPANIGYSEEGLVILYNPYEIGPYSTGIIQFTIPFDDINSLLVFQGS, from the coding sequence ATGATATCTTTTTCAGAAATTAACATCACAACTTCTAATAACTCCATTGTAGAAATAAACATTCCTAAAGCTGATGGGAATACAACGATTGCTAATCAAATAAATTTTGAAATACGAAAAACAATAACCGCAGCACTTCATTTTGATAATCCCGATACCATAACTTCAGAATCTATAGAAGAAAGCATTACAGCCTTTAATGAAGAATATAATACATTTAAAGCCAATTTTCCTCAAAATGAAACTGGTTGGGAAGTGCAAATTGATGGAGATTTGATGTACCAATCACCAGAGGTTATAAGCATTGCTATTTCTTCATATATCAATACAGGAGGTGCCCATGGCGCTTTAAATATACGTATATTAAATTTTGACCCAAAAACAGGTGAAACAATTGAAAATACCGCACTATTTAACAACATAGAGACCTTTAATACACTAGCTCAAAAATATTTTAAAGATGCCACTAAAGATAAAGACATCTTTTTAGACGAAAACAGTTTTGAGTTTCCTGCAAACATTGGATACAGTGAAGAGGGCTTAGTTATATTATACAACCCCTACGAAATTGGACCCTACAGCACAGGTATTATTCAATTTACAATTCCCTTTGATGATATTAATAGCCTTTTAGTTTTTCAAGGCTCTTAA
- a CDS encoding DinB family protein, with protein MDFTFQVLNNTRAIFSKIIDTNSLENLNKIPVGFNNNIIWNIAHVVVTGQLLAYKLSGLQPMVSDDLINKYKKDSKPEGDVTQAEVNKIKELLFSTLEKTKADYNNDVFKNYNSYTVSTTGNTLSNIDEALLFILTHEGIHYGYILALLRALKN; from the coding sequence ATGGATTTCACATTTCAAGTTTTAAATAATACCAGAGCTATTTTTAGCAAAATAATAGATACTAATTCTTTAGAAAATTTAAATAAAATACCAGTAGGATTTAATAATAATATTATTTGGAATATAGCGCATGTTGTAGTTACGGGTCAATTATTGGCATATAAATTATCGGGTTTACAGCCTATGGTTTCAGATGATTTAATAAACAAATACAAAAAAGATAGTAAGCCTGAAGGCGATGTAACTCAAGCTGAAGTTAACAAAATAAAAGAGTTATTGTTTTCTACTTTGGAAAAAACTAAAGCGGATTACAACAATGATGTTTTTAAAAATTATAACTCCTATACCGTATCCACAACAGGTAATACATTAAGCAATATTGATGAAGCTTTGTTATTTATATTAACTCATGAAGGCATCCATTACGGATATATTTTAGCGCTTTTAAGAGCCTTGAAAAACTAA
- a CDS encoding arsenate reductase family protein yields the protein MKKVYYLKTCSTCIRILKELNLPSDFILQDIKTEEITVEQLEHMKNLSGSYEALFSKRSKLYKEMDLKNQNLTERDFKHYILDHYTFLSRPVIIINDAIFIGNSKKVIEATKACINE from the coding sequence ATGAAAAAAGTATATTACTTAAAAACCTGCAGTACTTGTATTAGAATTTTAAAAGAACTTAACCTGCCATCTGATTTTATTTTACAGGATATTAAAACAGAAGAAATAACTGTAGAACAATTAGAACATATGAAAAATTTATCAGGAAGCTACGAGGCCCTATTTAGCAAACGCTCTAAGCTTTACAAAGAAATGGATTTAAAAAACCAAAACTTAACGGAACGCGATTTTAAGCATTATATATTAGACCACTATACATTTTTAAGCCGCCCAGTAATTATAATTAACGATGCCATCTTTATTGGAAATTCTAAAAAAGTTATTGAAGCAACAAAAGCCTGCATAAATGAATAA
- a CDS encoding helix-turn-helix domain-containing protein yields the protein MIEKRHFQLIKNWTLFLFIISVLLFIRILYSISLEKISDRLFQGKSYSSLTLIPWLFIYGKILISPEILYGYPKLKKRVAYLQNQVTLNDHIWVFDSINISNLQDKKLSSTIEERILPYISDIENYVNKEHPFRDSKLTFSDFAKTINIPASHLNYIFKYHSVVTYVEYRNYCRIKDALKYIDHGTLSTLTLEGLANKVGFSSYNSFFTAFKKQTDLAPKEYLTQQNKLVLKN from the coding sequence TTGATAGAAAAGAGACATTTTCAACTTATAAAAAATTGGACATTATTTCTTTTTATAATATCAGTATTATTATTTATTCGCATATTATACTCTATCTCTTTAGAGAAAATTTCTGATAGACTATTTCAAGGAAAAAGTTATTCTTCATTAACCCTCATACCATGGTTATTCATTTACGGTAAAATTCTAATTAGTCCAGAAATTTTATATGGATATCCTAAATTAAAAAAACGTGTTGCATACCTTCAAAATCAAGTAACTTTAAATGATCATATTTGGGTTTTTGATTCCATCAATATATCAAACCTACAAGATAAAAAACTAAGCTCAACAATAGAAGAAAGAATACTCCCTTATATATCAGACATTGAAAATTATGTAAATAAAGAACATCCATTTAGAGATTCAAAATTAACTTTTTCTGACTTTGCCAAAACAATAAACATACCTGCTAGTCATTTAAACTATATTTTTAAGTATCACTCTGTAGTAACTTATGTGGAATATAGAAATTACTGTAGAATAAAAGATGCCTTAAAGTATATTGACCATGGAACTTTAAGTACACTCACATTAGAGGGTCTCGCTAATAAAGTAGGTTTTAGCTCTTACAATTCGTTTTTTACTGCCTTTAAAAAACAAACAGATTTGGCACCAAAAGAATATTTAACACAGCAAAACAAACTTGTTCTTAAAAATTAA
- the rseP gene encoding RIP metalloprotease RseP gives MEFVIKISQFLLSLSLLIVLHELGHFIPAKAFKTRVEKFYLFFDVKFSLFKKKIGDTVYGIGWLPLGGYVKISGMIDESMDTEQMAQEPQPWEFRSKPTWQRLIIMLGGVTVNFVLALVIYILASFAYGDQDISAASLKDGYWISNPLMIDLGFQTGDDIVSINDIKIVNESDIRANILGAEFITIKRDGELKTIDLPEDFLGQLSSSSDRSLFDLRMPFMVGKVADTSLNKSADLKEGDLVKSINGNQITYFDEVKAILEPLKGQTVKTEILRDDKLIEIDLQVDKYGMFGIQPGGTYNKFAELGYFDITRKEYTLGESFGVGYDKFIGQITSYWGQLGLIFSPSTGAYKGVGGFKAIFDIFPDTWSWEAFWKITAFLSIMLAVLNLLPIPALDGGHVMFLLYEMVSGRKPGDKFMEYAQMVGFFILIALVLFANGNDIFKAIFN, from the coding sequence ATGGAGTTTGTTATTAAAATATCTCAGTTTTTATTGAGTCTTTCTTTGCTAATTGTTTTGCACGAATTAGGGCATTTTATTCCTGCAAAAGCTTTTAAAACAAGAGTTGAAAAATTTTACTTGTTTTTTGATGTAAAATTTTCACTATTTAAAAAGAAAATAGGAGATACCGTATATGGTATTGGTTGGTTGCCATTAGGTGGTTATGTGAAAATTTCTGGTATGATTGACGAGAGTATGGATACCGAACAAATGGCTCAAGAACCGCAGCCATGGGAATTTCGTTCTAAACCAACTTGGCAGCGACTAATTATTATGCTTGGTGGTGTAACGGTTAATTTTGTATTGGCATTAGTAATTTACATTTTAGCATCATTTGCTTATGGCGATCAAGATATTTCTGCAGCCAGCTTAAAAGATGGTTATTGGATTTCAAATCCATTAATGATAGATTTAGGTTTTCAAACTGGTGATGATATAGTTTCAATAAATGATATTAAAATTGTTAACGAATCTGATATACGAGCTAATATTTTAGGAGCAGAGTTTATTACTATTAAAAGAGATGGCGAATTAAAAACTATTGATTTACCGGAAGATTTTTTAGGACAGTTATCTAGTAGTAGTGATAGAAGTTTATTTGATTTAAGAATGCCTTTCATGGTAGGTAAGGTAGCAGATACTTCGTTAAATAAGTCGGCTGATTTAAAAGAGGGCGATTTAGTAAAATCTATTAATGGTAATCAAATAACCTATTTTGATGAGGTTAAAGCTATTTTGGAACCATTAAAAGGGCAAACAGTTAAAACTGAAATATTGAGAGATGATAAATTAATTGAAATAGATCTTCAGGTAGATAAGTACGGAATGTTTGGAATTCAACCAGGAGGTACTTATAATAAATTTGCAGAATTAGGCTATTTTGATATTACAAGAAAAGAATACACCTTAGGTGAAAGTTTCGGTGTAGGCTATGATAAATTTATTGGTCAAATAACATCTTACTGGGGGCAATTAGGACTAATTTTTAGCCCGAGTACAGGAGCGTATAAAGGTGTGGGTGGTTTTAAAGCCATATTTGATATTTTTCCAGACACATGGAGTTGGGAAGCTTTTTGGAAAATTACGGCTTTTTTATCCATCATGCTAGCTGTTTTAAACCTATTGCCAATACCAGCTTTAGATGGCGGTCATGTGATGTTTTTATTGTATGAAATGGTGTCAGGAAGAAAACCAGGAGACAAATTTATGGAGTATGCTCAAATGGTAGGTTTCTTTATATTAATCGCTCTTGTTTTGTTCGCGAATGGGAATGATATTTTTAAAGCAATTTTTAATTAA